A window of Paenibacillus polygoni contains these coding sequences:
- a CDS encoding putative DNA-binding protein, with product MSQENRLEKTNRINLLFAFYETLLTEKQQTFLKYYFHDDFSLGEIAAEFEISRQAVYEHIKRAEQVLEMYENKLGLLDKHERRLSDLVELKGLIASSDLDSEQKDRMNTIVNHLEVLE from the coding sequence ATGAGTCAGGAGAATCGGCTCGAGAAGACGAACCGAATCAACTTGCTGTTTGCTTTTTATGAAACATTGCTTACCGAGAAACAACAAACTTTTCTCAAATATTATTTTCACGATGATTTCTCATTAGGAGAGATTGCAGCTGAATTTGAGATTAGCAGGCAAGCAGTATATGAGCATATTAAACGAGCAGAACAAGTACTGGAAATGTATGAGAACAAGCTCGGGTTACTTGATAAGCACGAACGGCGTCTATCGGATTTGGTAGAGCTGAAAGGACTTATTGCTTCAAGTGATCTCGACAGTGAACAGAAGGATCGAATGAATACAATTGTGAACCACCTAGAGGTTCTGGAATAG
- the trhA gene encoding PAQR family membrane homeostasis protein TrhA, with amino-acid sequence MANTYTYTRREEVVNAVTHGIGAVLSVAALVLLIAAASINGTTWHVVSFTIYGISMLLLYFNSTMVHALKEGKAKDLFEIFDHSSIYLFIAGTYTPFLLVAIRGTLGWTLFGIIWGVALFGVAFKAFFTKKFLFMSTLFYLAMGWLIVLAWGPLVATVPYNGIVLLVAGGLMYTLGTLFYVWRGFPFHHAIWHLFVLAGSVLHFFAIFLYLTPLR; translated from the coding sequence ATGGCTAACACTTACACTTATACCCGCCGGGAAGAGGTAGTAAATGCCGTAACACACGGAATTGGGGCTGTACTCAGCGTGGCAGCACTCGTGCTGCTTATTGCGGCAGCAAGCATAAACGGAACAACATGGCATGTCGTCAGTTTTACGATTTATGGAATTTCGATGCTGCTTTTGTATTTTAATTCAACAATGGTACATGCATTAAAAGAGGGAAAAGCCAAAGATCTATTTGAGATTTTTGACCATTCTTCTATTTACTTGTTTATTGCGGGGACGTATACTCCGTTTTTGCTGGTTGCGATACGCGGTACACTGGGCTGGACGCTTTTTGGGATCATCTGGGGAGTTGCTCTTTTCGGTGTCGCATTTAAAGCCTTTTTCACAAAAAAATTTCTCTTTATGTCCACTTTGTTTTATCTCGCAATGGGGTGGCTGATTGTACTTGCCTGGGGGCCGCTTGTAGCAACAGTCCCTTATAACGGTATTGTGTTACTGGTTGCAGGCGGGCTGATGTACACGCTCGGAACCCTGTTTTATGTATGGAGGGGATTTCCTTTTCATCATGCGATCTGGCATTTGTTTGTTCTTGCAGGAAGTGTTCTTCATTTCTTTGCTATTTTTCTCTATCTGACACCGCTTAGATAA
- the trmD gene encoding tRNA (guanosine(37)-N1)-methyltransferase TrmD, with protein sequence MKVDVLTLFPEMFPGVFETSILGKAQEKGIVSLQAINFREYSGNKHGQVDDTPYGGGGGMVLKPEPIFNAVESITGTDLENGAIDPSKKPPRIILMCPQGETFTQKKAEELSKEDHLIFICGHYEGYDERIREHLVTDEISTGDYVLTGGELPAMVVIDSVVRLLPGVLGNETSAITDSFSTGLLEYPHYTRPAEYRGHKVPDVLLSGHHRNIDLWRRQQSLWRTYTRRPDLLEHTEMTKKEKIWLEQQIREHERNNEAE encoded by the coding sequence ATGAAGGTAGATGTATTAACACTGTTCCCTGAGATGTTTCCTGGTGTGTTTGAGACGAGTATTCTCGGAAAAGCACAAGAAAAAGGCATTGTATCTTTACAAGCGATCAATTTTCGTGAGTATTCAGGCAATAAACATGGACAGGTAGATGATACGCCCTATGGCGGCGGTGGGGGAATGGTTCTTAAACCAGAACCTATTTTTAATGCAGTCGAAAGTATCACAGGTACAGATTTAGAGAATGGCGCGATAGACCCTTCTAAGAAACCTCCTCGCATTATTCTGATGTGCCCGCAAGGCGAGACATTCACTCAGAAAAAAGCAGAGGAACTCTCCAAAGAAGATCACTTGATCTTTATTTGTGGTCATTATGAAGGTTATGATGAACGAATCCGTGAGCATCTCGTTACAGACGAGATCTCTACAGGAGATTATGTACTTACTGGCGGAGAACTTCCGGCCATGGTGGTAATCGATAGTGTGGTTAGACTCCTTCCTGGGGTTCTGGGTAACGAAACGAGTGCGATCACGGACTCATTTAGCACAGGCCTCTTAGAATATCCTCACTACACGAGACCAGCGGAGTACAGAGGTCATAAAGTGCCGGACGTCCTCTTATCTGGTCATCATCGTAATATTGACCTATGGCGTAGACAGCAGTCGCTTTGGCGGACATATACGCGCCGTCCAGACCTGCTTGAACATACTGAGATGACGAAGAAAGAAAAGATCTGGCTCGAGCAGCAGATTCGTGAGCATGAACGAAATAACGAAGCTGAATAA
- the ftsY gene encoding signal recognition particle-docking protein FtsY, with amino-acid sequence MSFFKKLKESISTKTETVTNKFKDGLEKTRKGFVEKVSDLVIRRKKIDEEFYEELEEILIGADVGVNTVMDLIDDLRVEVKKRKIEDAAELQPVLSEKLTALLRSEQDNALNMNKDGITVILFVGVNGVGKTTTIGKLAHRFKQEGKKVMLAAGDTFRAGAIEQLEVWGERAGVEVVKQQAGSDPAAVMYDAVKAAKQRNVDVLLCDTAGRLQNKSNLMEELNKIFRVIQREIPGAPHEVLMVLDATTGQNALSQAKLFGEKSGVTGLVLTKLDGTAKGGIVIAIRQEMDIPVKLVGLGEKADDLQPFDSDQFVHALFAGLIQEENENDKEKEE; translated from the coding sequence ATGAGTTTCTTTAAAAAATTAAAAGAGAGTATTTCAACCAAAACAGAAACGGTCACGAATAAATTTAAAGACGGCCTGGAGAAAACACGAAAAGGCTTTGTTGAAAAGGTATCAGACCTTGTGATCCGCCGCAAAAAAATCGATGAAGAATTTTATGAAGAACTGGAAGAGATTCTAATCGGTGCGGATGTAGGAGTTAACACGGTGATGGACCTGATCGATGATCTGAGAGTAGAAGTGAAGAAACGCAAGATCGAAGATGCTGCGGAACTTCAACCTGTTCTTTCTGAGAAACTGACAGCTCTGCTTCGGTCTGAACAAGACAATGCGCTGAACATGAACAAAGATGGAATTACCGTTATTCTCTTTGTAGGGGTTAATGGTGTTGGTAAAACAACGACGATTGGTAAACTTGCACACCGTTTCAAACAGGAAGGCAAAAAAGTAATGCTCGCTGCAGGGGATACGTTCCGTGCAGGTGCGATTGAACAGCTGGAAGTTTGGGGAGAACGTGCCGGAGTAGAAGTGGTCAAACAACAAGCCGGATCAGACCCTGCTGCAGTTATGTACGACGCAGTTAAAGCAGCAAAACAGCGGAATGTGGATGTACTCTTGTGTGATACTGCGGGACGTCTTCAGAATAAATCAAACCTGATGGAAGAGCTCAACAAAATCTTCCGTGTCATTCAGCGCGAAATCCCAGGTGCTCCGCATGAAGTACTTATGGTGCTTGATGCAACAACGGGGCAAAATGCGCTGAGTCAGGCTAAATTGTTTGGAGAGAAGAGCGGGGTAACCGGACTTGTCCTAACGAAGCTGGATGGTACAGCAAAAGGCGGTATCGTTATTGCTATTCGCCAGGAGATGGATATTCCTGTGAAACTGGTCGGTCTTGGAGAGAAAGCGGATGATCTGCAGCCATTTGATTCGGATCAGTTTGTTCACGCCCTATTTGCAGGACTTATTCAAGAAGAGAATGAAAATGATAAAGAAAAAGAAGAGTAG
- the ffh gene encoding signal recognition particle protein, translated as MAFEGLTARLQNVFGKLRGKGKVSEEDVNDAMREVRLALLEADVNFKVVKQFITKVKEKAVGKEVMDSFTPGMVIIDIVNKELTELMGGSQSKLAKANKPPTVIMMVGLQGAGKTTTSGKLAKLLQKQNAKPLLVAADIYRPAAIKQLQVLGEQIKAPVFTLGDQTSPVEIAKQGLQHAKDNNHDYVIIDTAGRLHVDEELMAELHQIHSHVNPDEVLLVVDAMTGQDAVNVAEHFNTQLSLSGVVLTKLDGDTRGGAALSVKAVTGCPIKFITLGEKLDALEPFHPERMSSRILGMGDMLSLIEKAQSNIDAEKAKEMEQKMRTASFTFEDFLEQMDQIKKLGPIDQLMDMIPGMGKMKQTKDLKVDDKQMGRIEAIVFSMTKEEKQNPEIINQSRRKRIAAGSGTTVAEVNRLIKQFDEMRRVMKQFSDMMGPKGNKKAMKQLKSLTGGKGMKFPFR; from the coding sequence ATGGCATTTGAAGGATTAACAGCGAGATTACAGAACGTGTTCGGCAAGCTTCGAGGAAAAGGTAAGGTGTCCGAAGAAGATGTGAATGATGCAATGCGCGAGGTGCGCCTTGCTTTGCTTGAAGCGGACGTTAACTTTAAGGTCGTGAAGCAGTTTATTACGAAGGTCAAAGAAAAAGCAGTCGGTAAAGAAGTGATGGATAGCTTCACACCCGGCATGGTAATCATTGATATCGTGAATAAAGAGCTGACTGAGCTGATGGGCGGAAGCCAATCCAAGCTTGCCAAAGCAAATAAACCACCAACTGTTATTATGATGGTGGGTTTGCAGGGTGCCGGTAAGACAACGACTTCCGGTAAACTGGCCAAACTGCTTCAGAAGCAGAATGCAAAACCTTTGCTCGTTGCTGCTGATATCTATCGTCCTGCTGCCATTAAGCAGTTACAAGTACTTGGAGAACAGATTAAGGCTCCTGTATTCACACTCGGCGATCAGACAAGCCCAGTGGAAATTGCGAAGCAAGGTTTACAGCATGCGAAAGATAACAATCATGACTATGTCATTATTGATACAGCCGGTCGTCTTCATGTTGATGAAGAACTGATGGCAGAACTGCATCAGATCCACAGTCATGTTAATCCAGACGAGGTACTCCTCGTTGTCGATGCAATGACAGGTCAGGATGCAGTGAACGTAGCAGAACATTTTAATACTCAGCTTTCCCTCAGCGGGGTTGTTCTGACTAAGCTTGATGGCGATACTCGTGGTGGTGCTGCGCTGTCTGTTAAAGCAGTAACAGGTTGCCCGATCAAGTTCATCACGCTTGGTGAGAAACTTGATGCCTTGGAGCCGTTCCATCCAGAACGGATGTCTTCCCGAATTCTTGGTATGGGCGACATGCTCTCTCTAATTGAGAAAGCACAGTCTAACATTGATGCTGAGAAGGCAAAAGAGATGGAACAAAAGATGCGTACCGCATCCTTCACATTTGAAGACTTCTTGGAACAGATGGATCAGATTAAGAAGCTGGGACCTATTGATCAGCTCATGGATATGATTCCTGGGATGGGCAAGATGAAACAGACCAAAGATCTGAAAGTCGACGACAAGCAAATGGGAAGAATTGAAGCCATTGTGTTCTCGATGACCAAGGAAGAGAAACAAAATCCGGAAATCATTAATCAAAGCAGACGCAAGCGGATTGCAGCTGGCAGTGGAACAACCGTAGCCGAAGTAAACCGACTCATTAAGCAGTTTGATGAGATGCGCCGTGTAATGAAGCAGTTTAGTGACATGATGGGTCCTAAAGGCAACAAAAAAGCGATGAAGCAACTCAAGAGCCTTACAGGTGGTAAAGGAATGAAATTTCCTTTCCGGTAA
- a CDS encoding glycosyltransferase yields MAIIIYPKTMNWTFMKQRPQQLMTELGARGHHVFFENLAPMTSRLTEIEPGVHLFTDHHAFVKRHLAKLRKDHPVVVWTTWAKQRTRLIALYDPDAVIYDCCDEFPHWARYEHRMVESSDHLVATAETIKTRLSLAYPEKPITLIPNGADSSMFDADSAPRPHDLPSGPVVAYIGAWAYWVDHELFAKSAERYPDVQFVSIGAPYGDIPGYKSLPNVHILGEKPHHELKGYLQHIDVAVIPFLYHPITLATNPVKAYEYMATGVKVLSTALPECIHMEPHVKTATTHEDFITKLGKMLNEREDPAARLARIAYARDNRWTQRGEAADLVIRQTLAAKGIYE; encoded by the coding sequence ATGGCGATTATTATTTATCCCAAAACGATGAACTGGACTTTTATGAAACAGCGTCCTCAACAGCTGATGACAGAACTTGGGGCAAGAGGACATCATGTGTTTTTTGAAAACTTGGCTCCGATGACAAGCAGGCTCACCGAGATCGAACCCGGTGTTCATCTGTTTACGGATCATCACGCTTTTGTAAAAAGACATTTAGCCAAGCTGCGAAAAGATCACCCTGTTGTCGTATGGACCACCTGGGCGAAACAAAGAACAAGGCTGATTGCTTTATATGATCCGGATGCGGTCATTTATGATTGCTGTGATGAATTTCCACACTGGGCGAGGTACGAGCATCGCATGGTAGAATCATCAGATCATTTAGTGGCTACTGCGGAAACTATTAAAACGCGCTTGTCACTTGCATACCCGGAAAAGCCCATTACCCTTATCCCGAATGGTGCCGATTCAAGCATGTTTGATGCAGACTCCGCCCCTAGACCCCATGATCTTCCGAGCGGACCTGTTGTTGCTTATATAGGAGCATGGGCTTATTGGGTGGATCATGAACTTTTTGCTAAGTCCGCAGAGAGGTATCCTGATGTACAGTTTGTATCCATTGGTGCTCCTTATGGAGATATACCAGGATATAAGTCTCTCCCCAACGTACACATTTTAGGTGAAAAACCCCATCATGAATTAAAGGGGTATTTGCAGCATATCGACGTTGCAGTGATCCCTTTCCTATATCATCCCATTACTCTCGCAACGAATCCTGTAAAAGCTTACGAATATATGGCAACTGGCGTAAAAGTGTTGTCTACCGCACTCCCAGAGTGTATTCACATGGAACCTCATGTCAAGACCGCGACCACACATGAAGATTTCATCACTAAATTAGGCAAGATGCTGAACGAACGAGAAGACCCTGCCGCGAGATTAGCCCGGATTGCATATGCCAGAGACAACCGCTGGACACAAAGAGGGGAAGCAGCTGATCTTGTCATCCGTCAAACCCTCGCTGCCAAAGGAATATATGAGTAA
- the rpsP gene encoding 30S ribosomal protein S16: MAVRIRLKRMGAHKAPFYRIVVSDSRSPRDGRFIEEIGYYNPIEQPAVVKIDEDKALAWLQNGAQASDTVRNLLSKAGVMKKFHESKLQK; encoded by the coding sequence ATGGCAGTACGTATTCGTCTGAAACGCATGGGTGCTCATAAAGCTCCTTTCTACCGTATCGTGGTATCGGATTCCCGTTCCCCGCGTGATGGTCGTTTTATCGAAGAAATCGGTTATTACAATCCGATTGAACAACCAGCAGTGGTTAAAATCGATGAAGATAAAGCTTTGGCATGGCTTCAAAACGGTGCACAAGCATCTGATACAGTTCGCAACTTGCTTAGCAAAGCGGGTGTAATGAAGAAATTCCATGAGTCTAAACTACAGAAATAA
- the wecB gene encoding non-hydrolyzing UDP-N-acetylglucosamine 2-epimerase, with translation MEQSSVRVLIVFGTRPEAIKMAPLIKTLQKTSGINPVVCVTGQHQEMLDQVLNDFDIKPDIILNVMRNAQTLASLTAHLVQVLEPVMKEAYDLVLVHGDTSTAFAAALTAYYAKIPIGHVEAGLRTYDKYAPYPEEMNREWIGRMTDIHFAPTPLSARQLARENRKQHVYVTGNTSIDALRWTLKKNYHHPLLDQIQPGSRMIFMTMHRRENWGLPMEQVFRALREIVSSDKTIELVFPVHPNPLVKNLAYEMLGGEERIHLTNPLDVIDMHNLMSRSYLILTDSGGIQEEAPTLGKPVLVLREKTERPEGVKAGTLRCIGTDYEGVKKETQVLLRNEKKYKKMAAARNPYGDGYASDRIAEIILKYFMKQ, from the coding sequence ATGGAACAGAGTTCAGTGCGTGTTCTCATTGTTTTTGGAACTAGACCTGAGGCGATTAAGATGGCACCACTTATTAAAACCTTACAGAAAACATCCGGGATTAACCCGGTGGTTTGTGTTACTGGGCAACACCAAGAAATGCTGGACCAAGTACTGAATGATTTTGATATAAAGCCAGACATTATACTCAACGTGATGAGAAATGCGCAAACGCTGGCTTCCCTTACTGCACATTTAGTACAAGTCCTAGAACCGGTTATGAAGGAAGCTTATGATCTGGTGCTTGTTCACGGCGATACATCAACCGCCTTTGCAGCGGCTCTAACCGCCTACTATGCAAAAATACCGATAGGTCATGTGGAAGCAGGGCTGCGTACGTATGACAAATATGCCCCCTATCCTGAAGAGATGAACCGGGAATGGATAGGAAGGATGACAGATATTCATTTTGCCCCGACTCCTTTGTCTGCACGGCAGCTGGCCCGCGAGAATCGAAAACAGCATGTCTATGTAACCGGTAATACGTCTATTGATGCGCTGAGATGGACGCTTAAAAAAAATTACCATCATCCGCTTTTGGATCAGATTCAGCCGGGAAGCCGAATGATATTCATGACCATGCACCGACGCGAGAACTGGGGCTTGCCGATGGAACAAGTATTTAGAGCACTTAGGGAAATCGTAAGCAGTGATAAGACGATCGAGCTTGTATTCCCAGTCCATCCGAACCCGCTTGTTAAGAATCTGGCTTATGAAATGTTAGGAGGGGAGGAGAGAATCCATCTTACGAACCCCTTGGATGTAATAGATATGCATAATCTGATGAGCCGTTCTTATCTCATACTCACAGACTCAGGAGGAATTCAGGAAGAAGCTCCCACTTTAGGAAAGCCGGTATTAGTGCTGCGAGAGAAAACAGAAAGACCAGAGGGGGTCAAAGCAGGGACACTGCGGTGTATTGGAACGGATTATGAAGGAGTAAAGAAAGAGACGCAAGTTTTGCTCCGTAATGAAAAGAAATATAAGAAAATGGCAGCAGCGAGAAACCCATATGGCGATGGTTATGCCTCAGACCGGATAGCGGAGATTATTCTTAAGTATTTTATGAAACAATAA
- the rimM gene encoding ribosome maturation factor RimM (Essential for efficient processing of 16S rRNA), which translates to MAQFFNVGKIVNTHGIKGELKVLPLTDFPEERFAKGSKLVIDTTKQIIPVVVESARFHKNMYVVQFEGFNNINEVEQYKGSMLKVSEEYQTELSDDEFYFHQIVGCTVITDEGEELGTVKEILTPGANDVWVVKMNNGKEVLLPYIDDVVLHVDITNKKITVHLMEGLI; encoded by the coding sequence ATGGCACAATTTTTTAATGTAGGTAAGATCGTAAACACACATGGAATTAAAGGTGAACTAAAAGTATTGCCGTTAACAGACTTTCCAGAAGAACGTTTTGCAAAAGGCAGTAAACTTGTTATAGATACGACGAAACAGATCATTCCTGTTGTTGTGGAATCAGCAAGATTCCATAAAAATATGTATGTCGTTCAATTTGAAGGATTCAATAATATTAATGAAGTTGAGCAATATAAAGGATCCATGCTCAAGGTTTCTGAAGAATATCAAACAGAACTTTCGGATGACGAATTTTATTTCCATCAAATTGTCGGCTGTACTGTCATCACAGATGAAGGTGAAGAACTTGGGACGGTGAAAGAAATTCTTACACCCGGTGCCAATGACGTATGGGTCGTCAAAATGAATAACGGAAAAGAAGTTCTGCTTCCATATATTGATGATGTTGTACTTCATGTAGATATCACAAACAAAAAGATCACGGTTCATTTGATGGAAGGGCTTATTTAA
- a CDS encoding KH domain-containing protein, translated as MEQLVGVIAKALVDHPEDVSVRTLEKDRLVVYELTVHPEDVGKVIGKQGRIAKALRTVVTSAAVKMDKRVTVDIIS; from the coding sequence ATGGAACAATTAGTCGGCGTTATTGCGAAGGCTTTGGTAGATCATCCGGAAGATGTGTCGGTCCGGACGCTTGAAAAGGATCGCCTGGTAGTCTATGAACTGACCGTACATCCTGAAGATGTTGGGAAAGTGATTGGTAAACAGGGGAGGATTGCGAAAGCACTCCGTACGGTCGTCACATCGGCAGCAGTTAAGATGGATAAACGGGTTACCGTTGATATCATATCTTAA
- a CDS encoding glycosyltransferase family 2 protein translates to MSSVKPSLPKEYMSKRAASSFFYKMTGLHYFTLMSQSEYRADKLFLELRKELEHHPCAEWLLWSNQGFHLSTTEEFQLRHQLIHLPSKVQCFVYTVVPGRPEYFFFRKDLFTPSFNLTLAPLPSAHWLAWELQQLCHTKSACLYLNLQNQHHTFTNMPLSPAYKIDPSHDSILPVIQRTVPISVEQRHVHKNNYQSSFPLVSILLSVHNMESTISWSIRSVLAQSCPNFELLIGDDGSTDKTAEKASAMDHDPRIRILRYAANRGKAFVLNDLLRESAGTYVLELDADDWLPPDALHSLVLLMEQNPCAALGTGTSLVWRRSRDGHISLRGQSTFEGILETDTHAYPPVPRIYRTEHLRSVRGWTEYGGLYGRVFEDIEVCRKLLTKYEFAKTEEVVYHRLVHTSSVSQQHLHHYKAWRQNRSLHDKGGETT, encoded by the coding sequence TTGTCATCCGTCAAACCCTCGCTGCCAAAGGAATATATGAGTAAGCGTGCAGCATCTAGCTTTTTCTACAAAATGACGGGACTTCATTACTTTACACTCATGTCACAGTCCGAATACCGTGCTGACAAGTTATTCCTAGAGCTCCGTAAAGAACTTGAACATCATCCCTGTGCAGAATGGCTGTTATGGTCTAATCAAGGATTCCATCTCTCCACTACGGAAGAGTTTCAGCTGCGTCATCAACTTATACACCTCCCCAGTAAGGTTCAGTGTTTCGTTTATACTGTTGTACCAGGCAGACCTGAATATTTCTTCTTTCGAAAAGATCTATTTACTCCGTCCTTTAATCTAACACTCGCCCCCCTGCCTTCTGCCCACTGGTTAGCCTGGGAACTGCAACAGTTATGTCACACAAAATCCGCATGTCTATACCTAAATCTGCAAAATCAACATCATACGTTTACGAACATGCCTCTGTCCCCTGCATATAAAATAGACCCCTCTCATGACTCCATACTTCCGGTTATACAGCGGACTGTCCCAATATCTGTTGAGCAGCGTCATGTTCATAAAAACAATTATCAATCCTCTTTTCCACTTGTGAGCATTCTGCTTAGTGTACACAACATGGAATCTACTATCAGCTGGTCCATTCGCTCCGTCCTAGCACAGAGTTGTCCTAACTTCGAACTCTTGATCGGTGACGATGGTTCCACAGATAAAACGGCTGAGAAAGCATCTGCAATGGATCACGATCCTCGGATCCGGATACTTCGCTATGCTGCAAACCGAGGAAAAGCCTTTGTACTCAATGACCTGCTTCGTGAAAGTGCCGGTACGTATGTTCTAGAACTTGATGCAGATGACTGGCTCCCTCCTGATGCTCTTCATTCGCTCGTTCTTCTGATGGAACAGAATCCCTGCGCTGCCCTTGGTACGGGTACAAGCCTTGTATGGAGAAGAAGCAGAGATGGCCATATTAGCTTGCGAGGACAATCTACCTTTGAAGGAATACTCGAGACAGATACCCATGCTTACCCACCCGTACCTAGAATCTATCGCACTGAACATCTGAGATCCGTAAGAGGATGGACGGAATACGGCGGACTTTATGGCAGAGTCTTTGAAGATATAGAAGTCTGTAGAAAGCTGCTTACTAAATATGAATTTGCTAAAACAGAAGAGGTTGTTTACCACAGATTGGTTCATACAAGTAGCGTCAGTCAGCAGCATCTGCACCACTATAAAGCATGGAGACAAAACCGTTCTCTTCATGATAAAGGAGGTGAAACCACATGA
- a CDS encoding polysaccharide pyruvyl transferase family protein encodes MRIAASGYYGMGNFGDDLFLRTLQQAFYRHHLFPWNGYIDPREVDAVIIGGGDLITPYKFSNYYFPKVLQQHPMWLYGVGIVDTYPPETWPQEEIDRHREYIRHAKRAVFRDNKSAELAGIGRFHDRPEVAQDIVFAYQEHPFPIQRFSSKKTIGVCLFSYPAFPFEEMTRLLLRLSRQNYHIVLIPVVNHPNNRFSDYDTCKRLEQTIKESDPKASIQTISLLLEIDLTYNIIQSMDYLISYKLHPALVALRAGVPVLSMSKMGKVKHLLSRFHLEHYYCDYSVPFTSLDPLIERFLKEGPAEVQDNLPLIRRAEQESTAELKQLVQDLEQTIKS; translated from the coding sequence ATGAGAATCGCAGCGAGCGGTTACTACGGTATGGGTAATTTCGGTGATGATCTATTTTTAAGAACGTTACAACAAGCCTTTTACAGACACCATCTATTTCCTTGGAATGGTTATATTGACCCTCGTGAGGTGGATGCTGTCATCATTGGCGGTGGAGACCTCATTACCCCCTATAAATTCAGTAATTATTATTTCCCTAAAGTGTTGCAGCAACATCCAATGTGGCTCTATGGAGTAGGTATTGTCGATACGTATCCGCCCGAAACATGGCCTCAGGAAGAGATCGATAGACACCGCGAATATATTCGACATGCAAAAAGAGCTGTTTTTCGGGATAACAAATCAGCAGAGCTTGCCGGAATTGGGAGATTTCATGATCGTCCAGAGGTAGCCCAGGATATCGTATTTGCATACCAGGAGCATCCATTTCCAATACAGCGTTTTTCATCTAAAAAAACCATCGGAGTTTGCCTCTTCTCTTACCCTGCATTTCCTTTTGAAGAAATGACCCGTCTGCTTCTCAGACTAAGTCGCCAAAATTATCATATTGTTCTTATCCCTGTGGTCAACCACCCCAATAACCGCTTTTCTGATTACGACACATGTAAAAGACTTGAACAAACGATCAAAGAATCCGATCCCAAAGCATCCATCCAGACGATATCTCTTCTGCTTGAAATTGACCTCACCTACAACATCATCCAGTCTATGGATTATTTAATTAGTTATAAACTTCATCCTGCATTAGTTGCCCTGCGGGCAGGTGTACCGGTTCTCTCTATGAGCAAAATGGGCAAAGTCAAACATTTGCTGAGCCGTTTTCATTTGGAACATTATTATTGTGATTATTCTGTGCCGTTCACTTCGCTAGATCCTTTGATCGAGCGTTTTCTTAAAGAGGGTCCCGCCGAAGTACAGGACAATTTACCGCTGATCCGCAGGGCAGAACAAGAAAGCACAGCAGAACTGAAGCAGCTTGTTCAAGATCTTGAGCAAACCATAAAAAGTTAA